In one window of Ammoniphilus sp. CFH 90114 DNA:
- a CDS encoding branched-chain amino acid ABC transporter permease, translating into MSNKWLIGCLALSACFPFLFPNDYLIHIMVMAGINIILVLSLNIITGFTGQVSLGHAAFFGIGAYFSAIMAQQGLPVWVAMILAVLVAALFGFLIGFPVLRLQGHFFAIASLGFCEIVHIVFNNWIDVTRGPMGLTGIPRPEAFFAFDFTSKTHYYYLILLMICLVTYLSHRIKFSKMGRALLAIKTDEITAKAMGVHVTYYKVSAFVWSAAVAGLAGTFYAHFILFLSPETFQTSMSVNILLMLLIGGVGSIYGSIMGAMFVTLLSEYLREFMQYQMLVYGILIVIIVIFAPKGISGLSSMLHRWLPQTWAKENKKVTLNREREV; encoded by the coding sequence ATGTCTAATAAATGGTTAATCGGTTGTTTAGCTCTTAGTGCCTGTTTTCCTTTCCTCTTCCCGAATGATTATCTCATTCACATTATGGTCATGGCTGGCATCAATATTATCCTAGTCTTAAGCCTTAACATCATTACGGGTTTTACAGGGCAGGTATCCCTAGGTCATGCTGCGTTTTTTGGAATAGGGGCTTATTTCTCAGCGATTATGGCTCAACAGGGTCTTCCTGTGTGGGTGGCGATGATTCTCGCTGTGTTGGTGGCTGCCCTGTTCGGCTTTCTTATCGGATTTCCTGTCTTGCGTTTACAGGGTCACTTTTTTGCGATTGCCTCTTTAGGCTTCTGTGAAATCGTTCATATTGTGTTCAACAATTGGATAGACGTGACTCGAGGTCCGATGGGTTTAACCGGAATACCGAGGCCGGAAGCTTTTTTTGCCTTTGATTTCACGTCAAAGACGCACTACTATTACTTGATCCTCCTCATGATCTGCTTGGTGACCTACTTGTCTCATCGAATCAAGTTTTCGAAAATGGGGCGCGCCCTTCTTGCCATTAAGACGGATGAAATCACAGCCAAGGCTATGGGGGTTCATGTTACGTATTATAAAGTGTCGGCCTTCGTCTGGAGTGCAGCGGTAGCTGGACTAGCGGGAACCTTTTATGCTCATTTTATTTTATTCCTGAGTCCCGAGACGTTCCAGACGTCGATGTCGGTCAATATTTTGCTCATGCTATTAATTGGCGGTGTCGGGAGTATTTACGGCTCCATTATGGGGGCGATGTTTGTTACCCTTCTGTCAGAATATCTGCGAGAATTCATGCAGTACCAGATGCTAGTTTATGGAATTCTCATTGTCATTATTGTCATCTTTGCTCCGAAAGGAATCAGTGGTCTCTCTTCCATGCTGCATCGATGGTTGCCACAAACCTGGGCGAAAGAGAATAAGAAAGTCACGTTGAATCGGGAGAGGGAGGTGTAA